The segment TTCCATGATGCTTACAAAGGATGGTCttgttgcaagaaaaaaagtgttgattTCACTGAATTTCTAAGTATTAAGGGGTGCACTTTGGGAAAACACTCGAACGTTAAGCCTTTGGAATTGGAGAAACCTGTTCAAGAAATTCATGAAGATACTGTACAGCCTACTCCTttagaacaaataaaaagacTACCAAGGCCAGATATTTCAACGCCGATGGTACAACTTGAGGCCAAAGTTGCTCCTGCGTTGAAAGAGTCAATCGATTCTTTGCCAccattagagaaaaaaaaaattaacaaatcatCAGCTGAAATTGCAGTTGGAACCGTTTGCACAAATGCTGGATGTAATAAAGCATACGAAGGATCATCAACTGATGAAACTCAGTGTTTTTTTCACCCTGGAGTTCCAATTTTTCACGAAGGAATGAAATACTGGAGttgttgccaaaaaaaaacatctgacTTTACGGCCTTCATGAATCAGACAGGTTGTGATGTGGGAAAGCACAAGTGGGTGAAAGATGACTCTCAAGTACAGGCAGTAAAATGTCGATGGGATTGGCATCAAACTGCCTCAAATATAGTCGTCAGTGTTTACGCTAAAATGTATGATTACCGAAGAAGTGTTGTACAAATTAACCCTATCAGATTGTATGTGGAGCTAGTGTTTCCTCAGCAAAAcgataataaattcattattgaTTTGGAGTTGAGAggagtgagtatttttttatgtactaCATATATGCGAGCTTTTAAGCGTGATAATTACAAGAACACAATAAAGTTAAAGAgataatacatttttatactttttatcgATACCTCACATTCTATGTTCATCATTACgagttaaaaacattttctaaatGCATTGTAATTATCACCGCAATTTCCAATATTAGGTATTActtttattgacattttatattttttagattattcgTATTGAGGATGCAACGGTACAAATGCTCGGTACTAAAGTAGAAATATGTCTGCCAAAAGCAGAGCCAGGATCTTGGTCAAAACTAGAAATACcacccaaaaaaataatgaaatcggaaattaaacaggaaaaaaatgaaaagcctATTGAGAAGGATCATGACTCCGATATTGATTTAGACGACTTAGAAATGACTGGTGTACAGATTTCAGAAGTCAAATAAACTCTGAGAAATTCaaccaagttttttttatttttttttaatttcctggTGCATAATCTTCATCGTCTTCATCATCACTTTCTAATTCAAGATCTTCTATATTCTGGAACAAtgtttcatcaattttgaCGTTGTCAATATTCTCTCCAGCttcaattaagaattttatatcCGACTCGTTCAGAGTATTATCTCGTAAAAACAGTTCTTTGCCCGTCAGCTTTCCAGATATTTGCGCTTTGTCTCGTTTCTCTATGATTCCCATGTCAATCTCGAATTCTTTTCGCCATTTTAGAAATGATTCTACCGTAACTCGTGTACCCTCAAACTTCTTTCTCTCCATCTCCTCAATTTCTTCTAATTTGCGTTGGATCTCtcgttc is part of the Culicoides brevitarsis isolate CSIRO-B50_1 chromosome 3, AGI_CSIRO_Cbre_v1, whole genome shotgun sequence genome and harbors:
- the LOC134835886 gene encoding cysteine and histidine-rich domain-containing protein morgana produces the protein MANFLACYNRGCGQTFEEEKNNEKSCRYHPGEPFFHDAYKGWSCCKKKSVDFTEFLSIKGCTLGKHSNVKPLELEKPVQEIHEDTVQPTPLEQIKRLPRPDISTPMVQLEAKVAPALKESIDSLPPLEKKKINKSSAEIAVGTVCTNAGCNKAYEGSSTDETQCFFHPGVPIFHEGMKYWSCCQKKTSDFTAFMNQTGCDVGKHKWVKDDSQVQAVKCRWDWHQTASNIVVSVYAKMYDYRRSVVQINPIRLYVELVFPQQNDNKFIIDLELRGIIRIEDATVQMLGTKVEICLPKAEPGSWSKLEIPPKKIMKSEIKQEKNEKPIEKDHDSDIDLDDLEMTGVQISEVK